tttttagatTGAAATCTAAGAGAGAGCAAACATCGACAGATGGTTGGCCTCCAGACCTATTGAAGGTTCTTGACAATGCTGGCCTTCAACTATCCTTCATGGTAAGGTATATATGTACTCTCTCCGTGTCAGAGATAAAAAGAACCTTTGGAGAGAGTTTAAtccaaatctcttcattttatagaaagggaaaaggaaggcagGGTCATAgagagagtcaggattcaaaccaTTTTCATTCCAGTCCCTCATAACACTTCAGGGATGCAAGTCAGTATCATTAGCCTTGATTCACaaattatatacttttatataatttatatacttttaaaggtttaaaaaggaataaatatttatatgatatggCACGATACTGtattaagtgatttacaaatattcttatttataacaaccttgtgaagtggatgcttttatttctattttacaattaagcattttgtgacttgcccagggtcacatagctagtatctgagactaaatttgaacttagggctTCCTGTCTTCAGACCCATTTTGTTCTATACACTGATGACTCTCCAAAACTGAAGAACTTTAGGAGACATGAAACTGCTTAactaagaataaaatattagattGTTAGGCTTCTGTCTAatccagtggttctcaaacttttgttctcagtatctttatgttattaaaattattaaagataGGTCCAAAGAGTTTTCGTTACATGGGTCACATTTACAGATATTTACCATGATTAGAAATAAaagctaattttgaatttgtagacttTTTGAAAGGGTTCCAGGATTCTCTGCACTGATCTAGTCTATTGGAATagaatattcatattttaattattttctttttaaaacatttaaaatgacattttgtgATGGCCTTGAATTATTAAAACTGATTTTAGTTTTAGCcataaaaacaaattcagaaattTTAAACAATTTCTCCCAAGACCATAAAATGTAAAGCAAGCCTTTTAAAAGAGTTATAATAATGGAAGGTGACAAGATCAGCAACAATGCTTCTTAGTCCCTTCCAATGGCCCAATAATTTCAAGTAATATTTGATACAAATTCCAGTATAACCAACAGATGTGAATAAGCTCATTGTTACGGGACTTGACCAACAGAAAAATGTGCAATTTCCCCTGACAATTTTCAAAACTGCTTAGATTTACTGTGAAGATGAAATTCAAAAACCTAGTAGTAGCATTACACTAAACATTGAGTCATACCATTATAAATATTAATCTTTAAATTTATACCTCTGAATGTGTTTTTAAAGAAATCCCAAAAAGTCATTTGATTCCATTTCCAACAAGGCAAGCAATTCGTCAGAACATCTGTTGAAGGATGAGGTTTGTTGTTAAGTGGTGATTGTTGAAAATCATTTTAGAATTGAAGCTGTAAATTACCTGTTGGAAGCCCCTACTTTTTGCAACTTTAATTCTATCTACAATGTTATCAATCAGTAATGAAGGACAGGAAAAAGTATGAAAAGGCTTAGTGAACTTCAATGTAATATTTTTCAGAAGTTATAGGGCCAAGTTTATGGTCTTCATTCTAGTTTTATAGAGTATTCTGTGTGTAAACGTCAGAATCagacaagagaaaagagaaagttgaaTTTAGTATATTGAAGTGAAAAGGTTAATATGCTAACTTAAAACATCTTCAAGTTACTGACATTTTTATTCAGACTCAGTAATATTCCCTTATGCCAACttattagaaattgtttttttttttttattatttttttttttcctgaggctggggttaagtgacttgcccagagtcacacagctaggaagtcttaagtgtctgagactagatttgaacttgggtcctcctgaattcaaggctggtgccacctagctgcccctagaaacTGTTAAAATGACATAATTAAAATCACAATTCATCTGAAATGGGCTTCAAACTTCTCATTTTCCAACTGTTACATGAGAGAAGCAATACATCATATGACGCATCCCTTAGGCATAGGCAGGTAATATCTTTCTAAGATATGATTCAACTTGAATAGAAGACAGTTGATCTAAACCATCATCCTGAAGCAGACGTAAGAGCAATATAATTGATATACTAAACAGCATAATTGGATATATTCCATGCTGGTTAAATTGCATATGTGTGTTCTAATAAGGGCTGCTTAACTTAGCAAACTTGCTTTGTCCTCTTATCTGATTTTGCCCCATAGCTATTATCCTGTTTCTGACAAAAGCATGCATTCTAGTCAAGTGAGAATATACGTCAGATGTGCAATGCCTATGCTATTTTCTGTTTGTATAGGGAAAGGGTGGGGTAGAAGTTCTCTTCCCATTACAGGCAGTTGAGTCCTGTACTTCAAGTACAGTCGGAGACTAGTTTTTCCCATATATATGTTATGAGGACCTATTTCAAAATGATCCAAGTCCTagaattttctaagattctatatcTTAATACCAAATAGGATTTAAAATActcatacataaaagaaaaaaagttaaaccaCCACATACatatcagaaaagttttgaacTCATACTTTATGATGGGAAATTGCATGAACAGAAAAGTCTACACTACCTTTGATCTAACATCTTCCTCACTCTTTCCTCAGCTATATAATCTTTTAAGTTGGCATTTCTAATAGTAGGTCACAGAATATTTAAGTTAAACAATGACTGAAATTCTTGGCATTCAGATTACTATAATAATAAACAGTCACTGTAGGTAAAGGAATCATAAAAGCCTATTAAATCATAATTCAATTATCAttctataaacaaaaaataagcatttcccaTGCAGAAGAAATAGCAAGTAAAACTCAGCCAAAGAGTCAAGAGTGATAAAGAGACTCAGAATTAAGGtcacaaaaatgtttttgaatgctTTCAAAGGTTTACAATTAAAGCTGAGGTTTTAGAATTGTTTAGTCTTTTTAAGTTACATTGTATCACTGAGTAACATTTTCTAAGAGATGCTAGGCAGgtacttaaaaataatttgtctccccaagaaacagaaaggatatgaaaatgagatctttgtTTATTCTCCATCTACAGACCATTCTCTTTTCCAAAAGAGTTATGTTCTCAAGGAATTGATTTGGAGAACATCAAACTTGAACTAATCTCCTaagttttcttggattttttaaaggaaaaaattgagaccTATTCTTACCTAAGTTTCCAGCACATAACTGGTAAAAGTTTggaaattttttgttaaataacccaccccaaaactctgaaaataatatgcatacttatatatatatatcaagtacCACAGATCCTAACATACGAGTTActgaaaatatagtttaaaaactATGTGTAACTACTAGATATTAAGTGTAACAAAATCAGGACTTGTGAACTAACTTTTActattctaatttctaatatatCTGGCTTCCTTCTATGAATCTCTAGAATAAACTAGTGCATACAATGATTATGCTAATTTTCTTATAGCTGATGAACCAATGTGATCACAAAATAACACAAGTGACAGTGTTGGCAAACCATCTCTGCTTGTTCCACTTACTATTCCAATACTTCATTATAACCTCATTCTGTCCATTGCAGGACAAAGATCTCACCATGGTGCTGATGGAACAGCTCTTACTTCCAGTACTTGTTTTCTGAAAACAAACTTTTAACACTAAACTGTATAGTTAATTAACAAAAAGGCTTTTTGTAGAAATGTGTCCAAAAAACTAACGAGACCAAATTTATTTCACTGGTAAGCCAGACAATATTTCTTACAAGGTGCCAAGAAAATGTGGCTTTtctatttaatgtattttttttacttgaatCATGTCAATTCCATATCCAATTGccaatgaaattagaaaaatgatcTCCCCCCCCAAACCTGTTTGTCCCCAATTCTCCAAAATCTATTATTGTCAAAGTAAATCAATAGAATCCTCAATGCTATCAGAATTGTTATCAATACCTCCaaacaataaaacatttccaagtgaaatcaatataaaatcttattttggaagtcaacaaaacaaaattggaagTGACCGGTTTAATAAATCCTTTATTCCCAAAGGACCTCTTCTAGCAACTGTAAATGTCATTTATAAACAAATCAACTGATAAAAATGAAGCTTTCAGATGTTTTGGTTCCTAAGCTATTAATCCTCTGTACTGATATAATTGGTTTTACCTTCTTAGGATAACTAATTCCACTTGGGTATGAATTAAAAGTTTATCTCTTGAACTAATATTTTACTTCAACAGTATTTTAAATCtttgtcttctaaattcagaagtTCAGAACCTTAACACATCTCTATTTTTCCCAGTAGAGTAGTGGGGAAATAGGGTGGGATGAGCTGGATAGATAAAAGTTGGTAACACAGGCAGCAGTGcctagaaaatatattaaaaagaaagctaTCCCAAATAGTTAATCTGGCTATGTGCTTCAAAAGGCCCATTTCATTTATGGACTGCAAGGTACAATCTCCTTTGTCATTCCTTTGTGATACAATGAGTCAGTCCTTTCTGCATCATTAGCATTTACAACACAGTAACTAGAGCTCAGATCCTTGGCACAACAGTAAAAACAAAGACCACAGGAgggatttaattttaaagaattttaatacAAActtaatataaactatttcagtCCCTCAACATGTAAGACACTGACTCAAAATACTTTTATACCGTTTTCTTCAAGTATTGCACAATGTAGGTACAAAATTAATATTTACgattacattttcttccataatATATAGCAAAAATCTTTAAACTTTTAACAGAAaatacaatttgttttttttaaaaagcaaatattcgTACATTTTAATTCCACCACTAAGGAATATTCTGTACACAATTTTTAGAATAGTTGATgtctttaagatggatattttacaatttcagtaaaaaaaaatacaacatgaAGCTGCTGGAGCTGTCACAGATCACTGTAGTAAAAAGATATAAATGCAATACCATGTAGTAGAAACAATATATATACTCTGATATTTTACAAACTTTGTACTAAATTAAATTATACAATTAGAAAAGACCAATAAACCCACTTATTAGTGccaattttttataaaaaaaattagccatgtCCTTCCTATATCTTAAATACTGTAAGAGGCCATATTTGAGAGTATACTTTAAAATGTACAGTCAGTATAAAATAACTTTGTGCTTGGTTGGCAAATGAAAAACGATGCATGTTGTTTATGTAACCAAGCTTGAATGTTTCCATActacaagctttaaaaaaaatctcaagggggtaaaaaaaaaaaatgccccctTGGGCACGTGCATTTCAACTTGtacaataacattttttttttttttagttagccATAACTGGCTGGAATTGCTGGTTAGAATACTGCATGTTATTTAAGCTAAAATTCAAGCCATCCACAAAAGACTTCTCGTTGAGGCCTCCATAGGCCGCAAACATATCAAAGGCATTACTGTATTGGAGAGGACTGAGGTTAAGGGGGCTGTCACCTGGGAACATTCCATTGTTACTACCTTGACCCTGCATATTAGGGAAAATAAACTCCTTTGCATTAGGAGAAAGAGCAGAggtcttctgctgctgctgctgctgctgtgatggctgctgttgctgctgctgctgctgtggctGCTGCTGGCTGCCCAGGCCAAGCCCATAGAGAGAGTGCATTGAGGAAGAAATGGCTTTCTGCTTCAAGAGGTCATTCACATTCAAGCCGAGGTTGGTGGGAGAAGTGCGTGCAACCTTGTTGCTACGGccactatttttcattttggtcGAGCCAAACTTGGTGGCAGCAAAAGTGGCAGTGGTAAAGGTTAAAGGCTGAGTGGATCGGGGCATGAAAGTAGGACTTACAGCAGCAGAGTGGCCAAAGGGAGGAGATGGAGAGCTGGACACTGATGAAGCTGGGTCACTTATTGGCATAAACACCTGGGCCTCTGGATTAAAGCTGTTTTTGATCTCCTTATCCAACTCACAtccattttcattattatcatccACATACAGCACCTTCACTGGTCCCTTTTCACCAATTTGGTATGAAACCTCAAATGGATCGATCCAAACACTAAGATCCTGGGGCAGGTTTCCACGAACATCATCAATGTCCAAACCACTCTCTTTGGATGCTTGTTCAATCACTGGGTCCACTTTATCCCCTATATGTATACATCTAAACCCTGATCCTTTGTATGGCTTTTCTGGATACCAGTGcccttcatatttctttttaagaagTCTTTCAAGTTCTTCACCAAAAATGTTGACTCGTCGCCTGGGAAGCTTATTGTACAAATAcgaaataataaaatttagtgCTACTTGGATTTCAAGCTGCATAGCTGCTATGCCACAAGGTTAAGTTTGTGTTTCaacccccccctcaaaaaaaaaatgttcagtttgtggcaaagaaacaaaatttcattCAAAGTGCTGGTACTAGTAGATTATTATCCTTCACCTTGAGCAGTCTtgttccttaaagaaaaaaacaaaagcaaacatagCCAAATAAGGAAAGTGTAAGATAAATCCCTAAGGCCCACTCCTTACCCCTCAACAAGAAAGCATTTCACTTTTGAAAATGggacaaaattattttaagaaagtcaACATAATTTGCCTActtggaaaatgttttaaaagttcaaaatttATGGCTTATAGTTAGAGAACatagttaaatttaatttaaaggaaaaagctAATGCTAGGTAATAACTGCAAATC
The Sminthopsis crassicaudata isolate SCR6 chromosome 4, ASM4859323v1, whole genome shotgun sequence genome window above contains:
- the TOB1 gene encoding protein Tob1 — encoded protein: MQLEIQVALNFIISYLYNKLPRRRVNIFGEELERLLKKKYEGHWYPEKPYKGSGFRCIHIGDKVDPVIEQASKESGLDIDDVRGNLPQDLSVWIDPFEVSYQIGEKGPVKVLYVDDNNENGCELDKEIKNSFNPEAQVFMPISDPASSVSSSPSPPFGHSAAVSPTFMPRSTQPLTFTTATFAATKFGSTKMKNSGRSNKVARTSPTNLGLNVNDLLKQKAISSSMHSLYGLGLGSQQQPQQQQQQQQPSQQQQQQQKTSALSPNAKEFIFPNMQGQGSNNGMFPGDSPLNLSPLQYSNAFDMFAAYGGLNEKSFVDGLNFSLNNMQYSNQQFQPVMAN